The proteins below come from a single Cervus canadensis isolate Bull #8, Minnesota chromosome 2, ASM1932006v1, whole genome shotgun sequence genomic window:
- the GAL3ST2 gene encoding galactose-3-O-sulfotransferase 2 isoform X1, whose amino-acid sequence MSRVPTVPSVTPCWCPAASRPSGTRGQAGSPPASMPSSLGGLQRCFWAVLLLLALAVLLLAGVMHVDVRLLMPQLGDQVDRPPVTNVMFLKTHKTASSTVLNILFRFAETHNLSAALPAGGRFHLGYPWLFLARYVEGAEQGGPGRRFNIMCNHLRFNPPEVQKVMPNDTFYFSILRNPVFQLESSFVYYKSHVPAFRNVTSLDAFLASPWTYYNQSLGLSNAYARNSMWFDLGFDNDAPPEEDYVRARLLDVEKRFQLLLIAEHFDESMVLLRRLLRWRLDDVVAFRLNSRSRHSVTSLSPAGQERAKHWCALDWRLYQHFNRTFWARLRAELSPRRLRSEVARLRERRRELAALCLQDSEPKNKSQITDFRLRPYQSGRADILGYNLKPGLDNQTLQTCQRMVMPELQYMAHLYTLQFPDKPPKNIAFLEA is encoded by the exons GTGCTTCTGGGCCGTGCTCCTCCTCCTGGCCCTGGCTGTGCTCCTGCTTGCCGGTGTCATGCATGTGGACGTCAGGCTGCTTATGCC CCAACTCGGGGACCAAGTTGACAGGCCCCCCGTCACCAACGTCATGTTTCTTAAGACGCACAAGACGGCCAGCAGCACGGTGCTCAACATCCTTTTCCGCTTCGCCGAGACGCACAACCTGTCGGCGGCGCTGCCTGCTGGCGGCCGCTTCCACCTCGGTTACCCCTGGCTCTTCCTGGCGCGCTACGTGGAGGGCGCGGAGCAGGGCGGCCCCGGGCGGCGCTTCAACATCATGTGCAACCACCTGAGGTTCAATCCGCCAGAG GTGCAGAAAGTCATGCCCAACGACACCTTCTACTTTTCCATCCTCAGAAACCCCGTCTTCCAGCTGGAGTCCTCCTTCGTCTACTACAAGAGCCACGTCCCCGCTTTTAGGAACGTCACCAGCCTGGACGCCTTCTTGGCCTCGCCGTGGACCTACTATAACCAGAGCCTGGGCCTGAGCAACGCCTACGCCCGGAACAGCATGTGGTTCGACCTGGGTTTCGACAACGACGCGCCGCCCGAGGAGGACTACGTGCGCGCGCGCCTGCTGGACGTGGAGAAGCGCTTCCAGCTGCTGCTCATCGCGGAGCACTTCGATGAGTCCATGGTGTTGCTCCGGCGCCTGCTGCGCTGGCGGCTGGACGACGTGGTGGCCTTCAGGCTCAACTCGCGCAGCCGGCACAGCGTCACCAGCTTGTCGCCCGCAGGCCAGGAGCGCGCCAAGCACTGGTGCGCCCTGGACTGGCGCCTCTACCAGCACTTCAACCGCACCTTCTGGGCCCGGCTGCGAGCAGAGCTGAGTCCGCGGCGTCTGCGCTCCGAGGTGGCGCGGCTGCGCGAGCGGCGGCGCGAGCTGGCCGCCCTGTGTCTGCAGGACAGCGAGCCCAAGAACAAGTCGCAGATCACCGATTTCCGTCTGCGCCCCTACCAGTCAGGCAGGGCGGACATCCTGGGCTACAACCTCAAGCCGGGCCTGGACAACCAGACGCTGCAGACGTGTCAGCGGATGGTCATGCCCGAGCTCCAGTACATGGCCCACCTGTACACCCTGCAGTTCCCCGACAAGCCCCCCAAGAACATCGCCTTCCTGGAGGCCTAG
- the PDCD1 gene encoding programmed cell death protein 1 isoform X1 → MGTPQAPWPLLWAVLQLGCWPGWLLEASSRPWSALTFSPARLVVPEGANATFTCSFSSKPEHFVLNWYRMSPSNQTDKLAAFPEDRSQPGRDQRFRVTPLPGGQHFLMSIVAAQRNDSGVYFCGAIYLPPRTQINESHRAELTVTEGVLEPPTEPPSPQPKPEGQMQSLVIGVTSVLLGVLLLLLLIWVLAAVFLGATRGGCARRSQDQPPKEGSPSVPAVTVDYGELDFQWREKTPEPAAPCVPEQTEYATIVFPGRRASADSQQGPWPLSTEDGHCSWPL, encoded by the exons ATGGGGACCCCGCAGGCGCCGTGGCCGCTCCTCTGGGCCGTGCTACAGCTGGGCTGCTGGCCAGGATGGCTTCTAG AGGCCTCCAGCAGGCCCTGGAGcgccctcaccttctcccctgCCCGACTGGTCGTGCCCGAGGGGGCAAACGCCACCTTCACCTGCAGCTTCTCCAGTAAGCCGGAGCACTTCGTCCTCAACTGGTACCGCATGAGCCCCAGCAACCAGACAGACAAGCTGGCCGCCTTCCCCGAGGACCGCAGCCAGCCCGGCCGCGACCAGCGCTTCCGCGTCACGCCACTGCCTGGCGGGCAGCACTTCCTCATGAGCATCGTGGCTGCCCAGCGGAACGACAGCGGCGTCTACTTCTGCGGGGCCATCTACCTGCCCCCCCGGACGCAGATCAACGAGAGCCACCGCGCGGAGCTCACAGTGACAG AGGGGGTCCTGGAGCCGCCCAcggagccccccagcccccagcccaagCCTGAAGGCCAGATGCAGAGCCTGGTCATCGGCGTCACTAGCGTCCTTCTGggggtcctgctgctgctgctgctgatctggGTCCTGGCTGCGGTCTTCCTCGGGGCTACTCGAG GGGGCTGCGCCCGCAGGAGCCAAGACCAACCTCCG AAGGAGGGCTCCCCTTCTGTGCCGGCCGTCACAGTGGACTACGGGGAGCTGGACTTCCAGTGGCGGGAGAAGACCCCGGAGCCCGCGGCTCCCTGCGTCCCCGAGCAGACGGAGTACGCCACCATCGTCTTCCCAGGCCGCAGGGCATCTGCCGACAGCCAGCAGGGGCCCTGGCCTCTGAGCACCGAGGATGGACACTGCTCTTGGCCCCTCTGA
- the NEU4 gene encoding sialidase-4: MAVFLQKASGQRVGQSMGTPRVPARTVLFQRERTGLTYRVPALLSVPPGPTLLAFAEQRLSPDDAHAHRLVQRTGTLAGGSVRWGAPRVLGTAALDEHRSMNPCPVHDARTATVFLFFIAVRGRTPEAAQIAAGRNAARLCCVTSRDAGRSWGGARDLTAEAVGSAEEDWATFAVGPGHGVQLRSGRLLVPAYTYHVVRRECFGRICRTRPQSFAFYSDDHGRTWQHGGLVPSLPSGECQLAAVDGGQAGGVLYCNARSPLGSRVQALSVDEGTSFLPGELVPALAETARGCQGSIVGFPAPPASGWEDEGWSMGTSNPLRFPHLCPGAQDAPEEGTGDTRGGGGLGATEGCGDGPGEPGPWESGENRGSRALALLGPPAALSQSPTWLLYSHPVGRRARLHMGVRLSRSPLDPHSWTEPWVIHEGPSGYSDLASIGPAPGGILTFACLFESGARVSYEEISFCMFSLREVLENVRLGGGHPGPGDKPAGHCQPS; encoded by the exons ATGGCTGTCTTCCTCCAAAAAGCCTCGGGCCAGCGTGTGGGACAG AGCATGGGGACCCCGCGCGTCCCCGCGCGGACCGTCCTCTTCCAGCGCGAGCGGACGGGCCTGACCTACCGCGTGCCCGCGCTGCTGTCTGTGCCCCCCGGGCCCACCCTGCTGGCTTTCGCGGAGCAGAGGCTCAGCCCCGACGACGCCCACGCCCACCGTCTGGTGCAGAGGACCGGCACGCTGGCCGGGGGCTCCGTGCGG TGGGGCGCCCCGCGCGTGCTGGGGACGGCGGCCCTGGACGAGCACCGGTCCATGAACCCCTGCCCCGTGCACGACGCGCGCACGGCCACCGTCTTCCTCTTCTTCATCGCCGTGCGTGGCCGCACCCCCGAGGCCGCGCAGATCGCCGCGGGCAGGAACGCCGCACGCCTCTGCTGCGTGACCAGCCGGGACGCGGGGCGCAGTTGGGGCGGCGCGCGGGACCTCACGGCGGAGGCGGTGGGCAGCGCCGAGGAGG ACTGGGCCACGTTTGCCGTGGGGCCAGGCCACGGTGTCCAGCTGCGCTCTGGCCGCCTGCTGGTGCCGGCCTACACCTACCATGTGGTCCGGCGGGAGTGCTTCGGCCGGATCTGCAGGACCCGTCCCCAGTCCTTCGCCTTCTACAGCGACGACCACGGCCGCACCTGGCAGCACGGGGGCCTCGTGCCCAGCCTGCCCTCAGGCGAGTGCCAGCTGGCTGCAGTGGATGGCGGGCAGGCCGGCGGCGTTCTCTACTGCAACGCTCGGAGCCCGCTGGGCAGCCGCGTGCAGGCCCTCAGCGTGGACGAGGgcacctccttcctccctggggAGCTGGTGCCCGCCCTGGCCGAGACCGCCCGGGGCTGCCAGGGTAGCATCGTGGGCTTCCCAGCCCCGCCTGCCAGCGGGTGGGAGGATGAGGGGTGGTCGATGGGCACCAGCAACCCCCTCCGCTTTCCACACCTCTGTCCTGGGGCCCAGGATGCCCCAGAGGAGGGCACTGGAGACACccgcgggggcggggggctgggtgCTACGGAGGGCTGTGGCGACGGCCCCGGGGAGCCTGGCCCCTGGGAATCTGGTGAGAACAGGGGCTCCCGGGCCTTGGCGCTCCTGGGACCCCCTGCAGCTTTGTCGCAGAGCCCCACGTGGTTGCTGTATTCCCACCCCGTGGGGCGCAGGGCTCGGCTCCACATGGGCGTCCGCCTGAGCCGGTCCCCGCTGGACCCCCACAGCTGGACGGAGCCCTGGGTCATCCACGAGGGCCCCAGTGGCTACTCGGACCTGGCATCCATCGGGCCTGCCCCCGGGGGGATCCTCACCTTTGCCTGTCTGTTCGAGAGTGGGGCCAGGGTCTCCTACGAGGAGATCTCCTTCTGCATGTTTTCCCTGAGGGAGGTCCTGGAGAACGTGAGGCTGGGCGGGGGGCACCCCGGCCCTGGAGACAAGCCTGCGGGGCACTGCCAGCCCTCCTGA
- the PDCD1 gene encoding programmed cell death protein 1 isoform X2, which translates to MGTPQAPWPLLWAVLQLGCWPGWLLEASSRPWSALTFSPARLVVPEGANATFTCSFSSKPEHFVLNWYRMSPSNQTDKLAAFPEDRSQPGRDQRFRVTPLPGGQHFLMSIVAAQRNDSGVYFCGAIYLPPRTQINESHRAELTVTEGVLEPPTEPPSPQPKPEGQMQSLVIGVTSVLLGVLLLLLLIWVLAAVFLGATRGGCARRSQDQPPEGSPSVPAVTVDYGELDFQWREKTPEPAAPCVPEQTEYATIVFPGRRASADSQQGPWPLSTEDGHCSWPL; encoded by the exons ATGGGGACCCCGCAGGCGCCGTGGCCGCTCCTCTGGGCCGTGCTACAGCTGGGCTGCTGGCCAGGATGGCTTCTAG AGGCCTCCAGCAGGCCCTGGAGcgccctcaccttctcccctgCCCGACTGGTCGTGCCCGAGGGGGCAAACGCCACCTTCACCTGCAGCTTCTCCAGTAAGCCGGAGCACTTCGTCCTCAACTGGTACCGCATGAGCCCCAGCAACCAGACAGACAAGCTGGCCGCCTTCCCCGAGGACCGCAGCCAGCCCGGCCGCGACCAGCGCTTCCGCGTCACGCCACTGCCTGGCGGGCAGCACTTCCTCATGAGCATCGTGGCTGCCCAGCGGAACGACAGCGGCGTCTACTTCTGCGGGGCCATCTACCTGCCCCCCCGGACGCAGATCAACGAGAGCCACCGCGCGGAGCTCACAGTGACAG AGGGGGTCCTGGAGCCGCCCAcggagccccccagcccccagcccaagCCTGAAGGCCAGATGCAGAGCCTGGTCATCGGCGTCACTAGCGTCCTTCTGggggtcctgctgctgctgctgctgatctggGTCCTGGCTGCGGTCTTCCTCGGGGCTACTCGAG GGGGCTGCGCCCGCAGGAGCCAAGACCAACCTCCG GAGGGCTCCCCTTCTGTGCCGGCCGTCACAGTGGACTACGGGGAGCTGGACTTCCAGTGGCGGGAGAAGACCCCGGAGCCCGCGGCTCCCTGCGTCCCCGAGCAGACGGAGTACGCCACCATCGTCTTCCCAGGCCGCAGGGCATCTGCCGACAGCCAGCAGGGGCCCTGGCCTCTGAGCACCGAGGATGGACACTGCTCTTGGCCCCTCTGA